The Thermoplasmata archaeon nucleotide sequence GGCGGCGGCTTCACCTCGTCCTGGTACAGGAGGGTCGTGAGCACAAGCCCCCCGTCGTTCGGGCCGATCGCGACGAGCTGCTCCTTCTTCCACAGGACCGCGCGGGCGATCGCGACCTTCCCCGTCCGGAGGAGGGCCTGCCGGAAGAGCTCGAACGGCTTCAGGCTCAGCTCCTCGGGCCCGAGGTAGTAGTTCCGCTCACGCTGGAGCGGACCGACCTCCGCGGCGTCCACGAACCCGGAGACCTCGATCGCCTTGCTCATCTCCACGGGCACGGAGTCGAAGTCCTCGTCCTTCAGGATCACGTACTGGGCCTTGGCGAACTCGTACGCCTTGACCATATCCTTGGACTCGACGGGGACGTTGTCCTTCGGGCACAGGTACGGGCGCTTCAGCGGCGTCATGCACGCAGCGTGCAGCGTGGTGAACGAGAGGTCCTTGCTCTCCGTCGCGGCGAAGAGCTTCACGGGGATGTTCACGAGGCCGAAGGCGATCGCGCCGCTCCACAGGGCTCGGGCCATGGATGAGTCCTCCGCAGGGGTCCAGCCCAACGGCTCGCCGCCGTATAAAGGGTGCGGACTCCGGCCATTTCGGCTGACCGAAAGACGAGGCACCGGGACGCTGGGCCGCGGCGCATGGGAGGGAGGCGCGGATGCACGGAGCCTCGTCACGTCGGGGTCCGGATGAAGCTTCTTACCCGATGGCCCAATACCCCGCCGTCATGGCAGCCGCCATCGTGGACGTCCAGCGCCTCCGGAAGGACTACGGGGACTTCACCGCCGTGGATGACGTGAGCTTCCGCATCGAGGAGGGAGAGGTCTTCGGGCTCCTCGGCCCGAACGGAGCGGGGAAGACGACCACCTTGCACATGCTCGCCACGCTCCTGCGGCCCACGAGCGGTACGGCGACGGTCAACGGCCACGACATCGTACGCGAGCCGGGCCAGGTCCGCAAGAGCATCGGCATGGTCTTCCAGGAACCCAGCTCGGACGATCTCCTGACGGGCTACGAGAACTTGAAGATGCACGCGCTGCTGTACGGCATCCCCGCCTCCGAGCGGGGGACACGGATCCGGGAAGTCCTGGCCCTCGTCGACCTCACGGACCGCAAGGA carries:
- a CDS encoding Ku protein; amino-acid sequence: MARALWSGAIAFGLVNIPVKLFAATESKDLSFTTLHAACMTPLKRPYLCPKDNVPVESKDMVKAYEFAKAQYVILKDEDFDSVPVEMSKAIEVSGFVDAAEVGPLQRERNYYLGPEELSLKPFELFRQALLRTGKVAIARAVLWKKEQLVAIGPNDGGLVLTTLLYQDEVKPPPEVPATQPVAISDAEVDLALQLLKAMTMEFDPSKYRDRYRDGLMALIQAKVEGKELPTITRVESKPTVDLMAALKASLEVAKAS